Below is a genomic region from Echinicola rosea.
ATATTTATTGGTCAAGGCAACCATTTCATCTCCTTTTACAAACATACTGATGTCAATTTCATTGGTATGTTTGACACCACATGCTCCCAAAAGTTCTAGTACGGCATGCATGGTATTGCGATGGAAATTAAAGACCCTTTCTGCCTTATCTTCCACCACCAAGCCTTTTGTCAGCATTTTATTTTGTGTGGCGACACCTGTGGGGCAATCGTTGGTATTGCAACGGAGTGCCTGAATGCAGCCTACTGTAAACATGAAGGCGCGGGCGGAATTGCACATATCAGCTCCCAGCGCCCGCATCCTCAATATAGAAAAAGCCGTGAGCACTTTGCCACTTGCAATTACTTTCACTTCTTGTCGCAGCCCAAATTTTTCCAAGGTCCTGTGCACAAAAATCAAGGCCGGCTCAAGTGGAATACCGACTGAATCAGAAAACTCCAGCGGAGCAGCTCCTGTACCACCTTCGGCACCGTCCACCGTGATAAAATCCGGTACTACGCCATGCTGCTTCATGGCCGCACAGAGGTCAATAAACTCCTCCGTCCTACCGACGCAAAGCTTAAACCCGATGGGCTTGCCATCGCTAAGTTTCCTTAACTCACTGATAAACTTTATCAGGCCATCAGGATCTGAAAATTTCCGGTGGCTGGGCGGTGAAACAATCGTGGTATGGGGTTTTACACCCCTTATTTTAGCAATTTCGGGTGTATTTTTTTCCCCTGGAAGAACGCCCCCATGACCCGGCTTAGCTCCTTGGGATATTTTGATTTCTATCATCTTTACCTGCTCAAGGGCTGCATTTTGCTTAAATTTTTCAGGATCAAAATCGCCATCTTCCGTACGGCAGCCAAAATACCCGGTACCGATCTGCCAAACCAAATCTCCTCCACCTTCCAAGTGATAGGGAGAAAGCCCTCCTTCACCCGTATTATGATAAAAATGACCTTTCTTAGCTCCTCGGTTTAGGGCCATGATGGCATTTTTGCTCAGTGAACCAAAACTCATCGCTGAGACATTCAAAATCGAAGCACTGTACGGATGCTTGCAGGCCTTGCTGCCGACAATCACCCTGGGAATCTCTGAAACGGGCGGGGTAGCATATATCGAATGCCGAATGGCTTCGTAGTTTTCCCCCGTGATCTCCAGCTGTGTACCAAAGGGATGGGTATCATTCACATCCTTGGCGCGTCTGTA
It encodes:
- a CDS encoding FMN-binding glutamate synthase family protein; amino-acid sequence: MRYLFYNITIILVVFFGILAYYYEQWIWAFLIIGPIVIIGIYNRFQKRHTILRNFPILGYFRYFFEMISPEIQQYFIERTTDGKPFSRNHRALVYRRAKDVNDTHPFGTQLEITGENYEAIRHSIYATPPVSEIPRVIVGSKACKHPYSASILNVSAMSFGSLSKNAIMALNRGAKKGHFYHNTGEGGLSPYHLEGGGDLVWQIGTGYFGCRTEDGDFDPEKFKQNAALEQVKMIEIKISQGAKPGHGGVLPGEKNTPEIAKIRGVKPHTTIVSPPSHRKFSDPDGLIKFISELRKLSDGKPIGFKLCVGRTEEFIDLCAAMKQHGVVPDFITVDGAEGGTGAAPLEFSDSVGIPLEPALIFVHRTLEKFGLRQEVKVIASGKVLTAFSILRMRALGADMCNSARAFMFTVGCIQALRCNTNDCPTGVATQNKMLTKGLVVEDKAERVFNFHRNTMHAVLELLGACGVKHTNEIDISMFVKGDEMVALTNKYFPDSVLNRVD